In one Phaseolus vulgaris cultivar G19833 unplaced genomic scaffold, P. vulgaris v2.0 scaffold_64, whole genome shotgun sequence genomic region, the following are encoded:
- the LOC137817441 gene encoding filament-like plant protein 1 — protein sequence MAEDLPSLVSKAVKDSLKKLQEENSELKESNLMIRAEAENLTCNILMNEMEHLRLEDALDSELRNTRKEASDLRQKLHLQLQEKIDLESKLVPLRVKVADLEAARKAEASKVERIEKRSADREILLGKVEVDRDKALAELSQAREEATKVAAELAQARGESKKATEELARAHEEKEGLKNQIHELEQSVAQILTSGFEAALEQMSCQYPELDLSMLSICNEVVDGKIVPSED from the coding sequence ATGGCTGAAGATCTCCCTTCGCTTGTATCAAAAGCTGTGAAGGATTCACTCAAGAAGCTTCAAGAGGAAAACTCCGAGCTCAAGGAGTCAAATCTTATGATAAGAGCTGAGGCTGAAAATCTCACTTGCAATATCCTGATGAATGAAATGGAACATTTAAGGCTGGAGGATGCTCTGGACTCTGAGCTAAGGAACACACGCAAGGaagcctccgatctgcgccaaaaactgcacctccaactCCAAGAGAAAATTGACTTGGAGAGCAAGTTGGTCCCACTTAGGGTCAAGGTGGCAGATTTGGAGGCTGCACGAAAGGCTGAAGCTTCCAAGGTGGAAAGAATTGAAAAGAGATCAGCAGATAGGGAGATCCTTTTAGGGAAGGTCGAGGTAGACAGAGATAAGGCTCTCGCTGAACTCTCCCAAGCTCGTGAGGAAGCCACAAAGGTTGCTGCAGAGCTTGCCCAAGCTCGGGGTGAGAGTAAGAAAGCTACTGAAGAACTTGCTCGAGCTCATGAGGAAAAGGAAGGACTGAAGAATCAAATACATGAGCTCGAGCAGAGTGTTGCTCAAATCCTAACCTCTGGGTTCGAAGCTGCTCTGGAGCAAATGTCATGCCAATATCCTGAGCTCGACCTTTCCATGCTGTCGAtctgcaacgaagtggtggatgggaagattgtaCCTTCTGAAGACTAA